CCTTTAATTATACATCTCTATTGGTAGGGGATATTGAAAAAGAAATATTATTAGAAATTGAGTATAGTGGATTAATGATATATATTAGCTAGAACAATTGATAAGTAGAGTAGTTAATTAGGGAAAAATGATATGTTGTGTGGGGTTAAATGAATTGTAAATAACAGATAAAATTGTTTTTAAATATAAAAAGTAGTATAATATGATTGGTTAATATTACATATATTTTAGTCCGATTAATTATAATGATAGTATTAAAAAATAATAAAAAAACATGGGAAGAGTGCGTATAAAAAAACTGTTACTTATTTATATCCTAACGAGTATGAAGTATCAAATTTAAAGATATTTCAAGATACTAACAAGTCAAATAAGAGGTTATTACTTCACAGAAGACAATTTAAAAGTTATTAAAGATTTCCCTTCATCAAAAAATTATGCAGTATACTTTCTTTTTGACGATAGCTTAGAATATGAATCTTTAGTATATATAGGGCAATCAGTCAATGGTATTGAAAGAATAAATGATCATATTACAACTAAAAGTTTTTGGTCATATTGTATTATGTTTGTTACAGATAATAATTCATTTGATAAGTTAACGATTGATTATTTGGAGTATAAATTCATTGAAAAATTTAAACAGAGTAGTTTTTCTCTTACAAATAAAGATATGAAAGAAAAGAAACCTATTATTAGTGTGTTTGATGAGGCGAGACTTAATTAATTTATAAATCAAATTGAATTTTTATTAAAAGCAGAAGGGGTTAATATCGATGTTAATAAAGACAATAGTATTGATATAAAATATTACTATCCTTCAAAATCCTATAAAGCTAAACTTTTTGTACAAGATGGACGTTTTATCCTTGAAAAAGGAAGCCTAAATAAGAAGACCTAATGAATCTAGTAAAGAGTGTAAAGATAATTTTTATGAAAGATATAATGATATCATAGATAAATATCTTTCAGAGGGGAAAAGCTGTTAATCAAATGGTACTATTGCAACTTGTGTTAATTTAGAATTTAAAAAACCATCAAAACCTGCTGAACTTGTATCAGGAACATCTCAAAATGGATGGTTGTTCTTTAAAGAGCTAAATGAATTTAGACAAAATGATAAT
The window above is part of the Vallitalea guaymasensis genome. Proteins encoded here:
- a CDS encoding GIY-YIG nuclease family protein, with protein sequence MFVTDNNSFDKLTIDYLEYKFIEKFKQSSFSLTNKDMKEKKPIISVFDEARLN